A genomic segment from Spongiibacter sp. IMCC21906 encodes:
- a CDS encoding alpha/beta hydrolase, producing MIHESSEFHNAQGDKIFQQSWLPDGPAKADVFIIHGLGEHSGRYSEIAHFLVERGYRAHALDHPGHGKSDGLRAYIDDFSIFTETVNDFIKRIQSQNDELPSYIIGHSMGGVITSNLLIDHPSLVAGAILSGPALATDEAVGPVQTFILKLIAKFFPKLPVFQLDANLICRNPAVVEEYLNDPLVYSGKIRARLLIEIVGAGERALQRAAEITLPMLMLHGEEDGLASVKGSQAMFAGISSEDKDIIIYPELFHEIFNEDSKRDIYDTVTNWLDNHCQTNN from the coding sequence ATGATTCACGAATCATCAGAATTTCATAACGCGCAAGGCGACAAGATTTTTCAACAAAGCTGGCTTCCAGATGGCCCCGCAAAAGCAGATGTTTTCATTATTCACGGCCTGGGTGAACACAGCGGCCGATACAGCGAAATCGCCCATTTTTTGGTCGAGCGTGGCTACCGCGCACATGCGCTAGATCACCCCGGACATGGTAAATCCGATGGGCTGCGTGCCTATATTGATGACTTCAGTATTTTCACCGAGACCGTCAACGATTTTATTAAACGCATTCAAAGCCAAAACGATGAGCTGCCTAGTTATATTATTGGCCATAGTATGGGCGGCGTCATTACTAGCAACTTACTCATAGACCACCCATCGCTAGTCGCTGGCGCGATCTTATCCGGCCCCGCACTCGCAACCGATGAAGCCGTGGGACCCGTGCAAACTTTTATTCTGAAATTGATCGCCAAATTTTTTCCCAAACTACCTGTGTTCCAACTGGATGCGAATCTTATTTGTCGCAACCCGGCCGTGGTAGAAGAGTATTTAAACGACCCCTTAGTTTACTCAGGTAAAATTCGTGCCCGGCTGTTGATTGAAATTGTCGGTGCGGGAGAGCGGGCATTACAACGCGCCGCAGAGATCACCTTGCCGATGCTAATGCTACACGGCGAAGAGGATGGTCTAGCCAGCGTAAAAGGCTCCCAAGCCATGTTTGCTGGCATTAGCTCCGAAGATAAAGACATCATCATTTACCCAGAACTATTTCATGAAATATTTAACGAAGACAGCAAACGTGATATTTATGACACAGTAACAAACTGGTTGGACAACCACTGCCAAACCAATAATTAA
- a CDS encoding DUF3336 domain-containing protein, with amino-acid sequence MSKLLNTPEDELEQAENYEQWQAAAINKDRALGADYWKQLDRSSLYDYKSIRSRLTRLGEKRASGDQRGLLFALNEGIHGNMGGMGKDALYKKATFGTKSLIEEYTTEITESLKYLASDSVNNISLEEKYNFFHRASHCFGRSALMLSGSGNLLYFHLGVVKALWEQDLLPKIICGSSGGALVGTLVGTHSHKELENIFQPDYIRFEVEQGKGILGRLGVLGSKPVSTSSVRNLYSRLIPEMTFEEAEALTGYQINVSVAPAEKHQSSRLLNSIASPNVLMREAIMASCAFPGFFPPVTLQAKDEYGNIRPYLKDRKWIDGSISDDMPIKRITRLYGANHFIVSQTNPAALPFIARNTTPGGFGIVGGAFKSSAREWLLAGNKLLGHSATSHSAVNKLTNMLGRVLSQTYTGDINILPPKRLHNPINLLTHRDTNQIMDLIIAGERSTWPHIERIRIQTQISRVLDGILDDLDHQVLHNNHKPGYRSPIKQG; translated from the coding sequence GAAGATGAACTTGAGCAAGCCGAAAACTACGAACAGTGGCAAGCAGCAGCCATTAACAAAGACCGGGCATTGGGCGCAGATTACTGGAAGCAGCTTGATCGCAGCAGTCTTTATGATTACAAATCCATTCGCAGTAGACTGACTCGCCTTGGTGAAAAACGCGCCAGCGGCGATCAACGCGGATTATTGTTCGCGCTTAATGAGGGTATTCACGGCAATATGGGGGGCATGGGTAAAGATGCCCTCTATAAAAAAGCCACTTTTGGGACCAAATCACTGATTGAGGAATACACTACCGAAATCACAGAATCCCTAAAATATTTAGCCAGTGATAGCGTTAATAACATTAGCCTAGAAGAAAAATACAATTTTTTTCACCGCGCCAGTCATTGTTTTGGCCGTTCTGCATTAATGCTCAGCGGCTCAGGCAACCTGCTATATTTTCATCTTGGGGTTGTAAAGGCCCTATGGGAACAAGATTTACTGCCTAAAATTATTTGTGGTTCAAGTGGCGGTGCCCTGGTCGGAACCTTAGTAGGAACCCACTCGCACAAAGAGCTGGAAAACATTTTTCAACCGGATTACATCCGCTTTGAAGTTGAACAAGGTAAAGGTATTTTAGGACGACTTGGCGTACTGGGCAGCAAACCTGTTTCAACAAGTTCGGTGAGAAATTTGTATTCCCGCCTTATCCCAGAAATGACCTTTGAAGAAGCCGAGGCCTTAACTGGTTACCAGATTAACGTGTCGGTGGCTCCAGCAGAAAAGCACCAGTCGTCTCGCTTGCTCAATTCAATCGCCTCACCCAATGTCTTGATGCGTGAAGCCATTATGGCTTCCTGCGCCTTCCCAGGCTTTTTCCCACCGGTCACACTGCAAGCCAAAGACGAGTACGGCAATATTCGACCCTATTTAAAGGATCGAAAATGGATCGACGGTTCTATCAGTGACGATATGCCCATCAAGCGCATCACCCGCCTCTATGGTGCAAATCACTTTATTGTTAGCCAGACAAACCCTGCGGCACTGCCCTTTATCGCCCGCAACACAACACCAGGGGGCTTTGGCATTGTCGGTGGCGCATTTAAAAGCAGTGCGAGAGAATGGCTACTCGCAGGAAACAAACTGCTAGGGCACTCTGCAACCAGTCACTCTGCAGTCAATAAACTCACCAATATGCTGGGGCGCGTTCTCTCACAAACCTATACGGGGGATATCAACATCCTGCCCCCAAAACGCTTGCACAACCCTATTAATCTACTGACTCACCGCGACACCAATCAGATAATGGATTTGATTATTGCTGGCGAACGATCAACATGGCCCCACATAGAGCGAATTCGGATTCAAACTCAAATCAGTCGGGTACTAGACGGTATTCTTGATGATCTCGACCATCAGGTTTTGCACAACAACCACAAGCCCGGTTACCGCTCGCCCATAAAGCAGGGATAG